Sequence from the Hylaeus volcanicus isolate JK05 chromosome 1, UHH_iyHylVolc1.0_haploid, whole genome shotgun sequence genome:
TACAATTTCCCAATAATGGCGTAGACACGAGCCTTATATAGGCATTTGTCATAAAATGTTATCAGTTAGTGTGAAGGCACTGTATTTCCCTGACTGGTTTAACTTTCACATCTGTCCACACACGATTACATTAGTTTACACGTATAGTACTGTCCGCtacaatttgttttcttctggTTTGTCCTTTATCGactggaaattattattttcactcTGACATGTACGCTTACTCGTTAATCCTTATCTCTCatagtttttcattttaaccAACGAATTTCAGGTGATTCATATAACATTTTGTCCTCGAGTATAGAGCTACATAGTGTACtacttgtatacattttttaacgataccAAATgacatataatttatgaacttCGACGGAAATGATAGAAGGTAAACCTTGCATGCATAACGaattaaggaaaaataatcgaacagTCTTGACCAAGTTTATGTGAATATTGTTTACGTTAATGTACTTGGGACTATTTTCTAAGGTGGGCATCGAATGGATATCGTTTAAtctttgttgtttttgaaAGTGCTCTCGCTTTTCCACTTTTACTCTCCGATAACAATTGTCATATAGGATGAAtcgaaagaataatattaattttcgaagattttcaaacaaagttataatttttgtaccggtcataaaaattaattcctcatTAATACCAAAAACATGACTATTTTTCACGCTTGGAGGGACCTGCATGgtagataaaagaaaaatggactTGCATTGTGATAAACAATATTAGATATCATATACAAAGTTGAAGCGTTAGgataattatttcgtaaattctGGGCGACAGCTAGCTTAGAATACCTACTTgctttatgaaaataaaaattatgatgagatacgttatttttttaattattttaattgaactacaaaaaatataataaaactttgaagaataagaaaaactgcttataaaaaattgtctcaTTTTCCTATTGATAGAAATACTACACTcctttaatacaaattataattgaacatGAAATTACAATGAATTTTCTGAAAGAAGCTTTTGCTGaaccatttgtgttttattaaaagactGCCATATGGCCCTCCtttggaaaatcctttattattaaaaaaaaaacctgtcGATTTACATCCATATACAAGTACCGTTATTTATTAGACACACAATTcttgacataaaaaaaatttactcgTGGGTAGGGGCACCGAAAAACGTTAGTACTATACTGAGTTTCAGggttagtggcgccatcgatggcaaaacgcccaagtttgtagtgaaaatagttctcgCGATTCCtataagatggcgccactgatatactttaatcaaattatttttttatctctgaTAAATACACGattttattagttaatatgtcaaatttgtcatttttatgaatagttttttaatgcagcaataattattaaccctttagtTAGTGGTATCATCTGACAACAGTGAGTACTATTTTCACTAAAAACTTGGACgatttcccaccgatggcgccactagtactAAAACCAGTATCATTActgtattcaaaaatattcttaaaaatgaacaattcaACATATTAACACATGCGCTTGCCATTTGATTGtctattacatttattactttatttaaattgaggttaattttaggaaaaataCGTTGTTACGTTTATTGCAAATGGTGATTACAGGTCCGCAGTCTGAACCCAGACCTGAATACATATGTTTGATaagttgaaataatatattgtagtgttaTAAAGCAATGAATCGTATTAATCATGCatttatgagaaataaagaataatttataaacatatatcaGTGACattatcttataaaaaaagatgggaattatttttactacaaacttgggcattttgCCACTAATGGCGCCACTGATATTAAGCTACCAAACTATACTAATATCCCTGAATTTAGTATAGTCCAGTGGTTCACCCTTCCTTGATGGCTTAGCAAGACGTGCATAGAATGTCATCTAGTAGTAAAAGTGGAAACTATAGTCATTCCTAACAGACAAGTGTTGTGCGGCAGACATAAGGAAACAGTCCGCGGACGGGCTCAAGAAGCATTCTTCATCCTGCCTCATGGTACTCAACGGAACAGATCATTTTAGCTCCGAACAGTATAAGGAAGTAAATTTTACATATGCCGCTAGTTCACTGTAATAGTAGTAACCATCAGATGGCGCAGTAATTTGAACACTACTTGAATGCACAGGAGTTTCCAAGCTCTGGTGTGGTCGGCAGCAAAATGGCAGCGAGCGACTCTATCACAGACGATAGCCTTTATCCGATCGCAGTTTTGATCGACGAACTAAAAAACGAGGATGTCCAGGTAATTCGAAAACTGTTCATAATCGTTATTTCACGATTGCACGACAATCGGCTTGTTTCACCGTCCATAGTCACAGGACAAAACATAGTGTCAAGGTAGCTAAAGCGGTAGCGTACcactgaataaaatattctttcagtCGGCTGTCAGTTTACCGTCAACGTTTTGCTTTGTACGTTAGTACGTCTGACAGTATAAACTAATCACGATATAATGCTTTCGTCGAAAGCTTCGagcttataaatatttactcaaacaaatattatgtttagAATACCATTCCATTTGAGAATTCGTTTGAATTAATTGCAAAGGATTAGCTTAGCACTTTCATGAGATTTCTTTTGTTACAGTTACGGttgaattcgataaaaaaattgtccaCGATTGCTCTTGCTCTAGGCATCGAACGGACACGTAGCGAATTGATACCATTTCTAACAGATTCTATGTATGATGAGGATGAAGTCCTACTAGCACTGGCTGAACAACTTGGGCAGTTTACTCCTCTTGTAGGAGGTCCGGAATATGTACATGTCTTACTggtatatattattgtttataatctTATACAATTAGAGTAccattagaaataaaattttcaacttctAAGAATTTTCTGGAAGAATGTTGAAAAAGTATTCATatgattaattaataccaACGAAATTGtgttaatgtttttaaaattttgtagtaGATACTAAAATGTtgattatttgtttatcagAACACATAAACAACTTTGCTAACCTCCATTATGCATATGATTTAGCTACCACCATGATGAAATACGTTCACTTCTGAGAAATATGACTAATCCAAGAAGtgtatgatatattttataacaatgaaCATgattcaatataattatttttatacatatattgtcataatgaaataaagtaaataattccaAGTATTGTttgtagaatgaaaatttgtgtaattaaGAAGATGATATGTATCTTATGAATGTTAatgctatttaaaatattgtatatcttATCTTGCATTCCTTAATATACAACAGTATAATGTTTACATGTACCTTGAAAGgcagaatgaaaattgtatattatttaatttattagttataatgaagaatttattttcattcagcAACCTCTAGAGACTTTAGCAACAGTGGAGGAAACCATTGTTCGCGACAAAGCAATGGAGTCTTTAAGAACAATTGCTGCTCAACACAGTTCAACAGATCTGGAAGAGCAGTTTGTTCCTTTGATACATCGTTTAGCTACAGGAGATTGGTTTACGTCAAGAACATCTGCATGCGGCCTATTTAGTGTTTGTTACCCTAGAGTTAGTCCATCAGTGAAAGGTAAGAAAagcttaatttaaaaatgtgggAAAGCAAAGTTTACTTGTACAAATATAGAGTTGTTTGTCTTATCTTCACAGCGTGTTTACGAAATCATTTTCGTAATTTGTGCCAAGATGATACACCAATGGCACGTCGATCTGCTGCTTCAAACTTAGGAGAATTCGCGAAGGTTATGGAGATTGAATATGTAAAAGCAGATTTAATTCCAATGTTTGTCATTCTAGCTCAAGACGAACaagtaagaaaatatataaatttcacaatttaacGTTTTGAAAAGTTCCAGCTGGCCGATGCACGAACTCTTTGCAACGGCCCGCTGGCATCCAAAGAGTTAAAGggtatatttgtaaattttataaattgttaatatgtacaatatgaAATCACATAGGATTCGGTGCGTCTTTTGGCTGTTGAAGCTTGTGTTACCATCGCAGCCCTACTACCACAAGAAGATGTAGAACAATTAGTTATGCCTACACTTCGTCAGTGTGCAAGCGATCAGTCATGGCGTGTGCGTTATATGGTTGCTGATAAGTTCACTGATGTAAGTTTCTTTGAATAGATGTgtatatcgattttttattaattttaattcttatttattttagctTCAAAAAGCGGTAGGCCCGGAGATCACAAAGACAGATCTCGTACCAGCATttcaagtattattaaaagatataGAGGCTGAAGTACGAGCTGCAGCCGCTGACAAAGTTCGTGATTTCTGTCAAAATCTTGACAAATTCAGTCAAGAATCTATTATCATGACAAACATACTACCAATAGTCAAAGAACTTGTGTCAGATCCAAATCAGCATGTAAAATCAGCTCTAGCGAGCGTTATAATGGGTCTTAGTCCAATACTTGGGAAACATAAGtgagtaaatattgtatatctaaatataaattataattaaaactgtTACGTGTtgatgataaaatattcactgAATCCACAGTACAATCGAACATCTACTACCATTATTTTTGTCACAACTGAGAGATGAATGTTCAGAAGTACGCTTAAATATTATCAGTAATTTAGAATGCGTTAATGAAGTCATTGGTATACAACAGCTTTCACAATCTCTTTTGCCAGCTATTGTAGAATTAGCTGAGGATACAAAATGGCGAGTAAGATTAGCCATTATAGAGTGAGTATTTTTCATgctatataattttacaaatgcaACACaagatgataataaatatataatatgtacacatttttagGTACATGCCGCTACTAGCTGGACAGCTTGGAGTTGAATTCTttgacgaaaaattaaattctttatgtATGACCTGGTTGGTGGATCACGTGTATGCTATCAGAGAAGCAGCtacgttaaatttgaaaaaattggtagaaaaaTTCGGACCCGAGTGGGCACAAAATACAGTAATACCTAAAGTGTTAGCAATGTCGAGGGATCAAAATTACCTTCACAGAATGACGTGTCTGTTTTGTATTAACGTAAGTAACGTTAcaatacaatattttgtttatatataaatcgTGTTTCCATTTGTTATGTGCCTTATTACAGGTATTGGCTGAAGTATGCGGTCCAGAAATAACGACGAAAGTGATGCTTCCAACTGTCCTTGGAATGGCTACTGACAATGTTGCTAATGTACGATTTAATGTTGCGAAAACTCTTCAGAAGATAGGACCTTATCTTGAGCCTAGCGCAGTGCAGGTTCAAGTAAAACCTGTGCTTGATAAGCTCAATACAGATAGCGACGTCgatgtgaaatattttgcttCAGAAGCAATTGCAGGCATTGCAGGTAaaacttattaaatttaatttgaaccGTTCGTTACGAAAATGGCACAAAACTATTCACAGTCCcaaaatatatactttatttgttattttgcatatgtaaTGTGTTCCAGGGTAGGctgaacaaaaagaaattgcatttaaaatttacccTTCAATATTCAACTTCAACCTCAAGAAGTAACCTGCCGCAATATTTACACTTACACATGGCAACAGGTAACATTATTGCACAGTCAGAGCAGATTTTAATGTCGAGAAATATAAACTTCAAATTAGTAGTTCatattaaacgatattttaagtTCTGTTGTATCTGTAtatctataattatattacttattaaatattcaatttaatttgtaaaatgtatttcttaaGCGTACCTActtatctaaaaaaataatataataataaaaggtaCCTCAGAATCATTCCTGAAATCAGACACCTTATCATAATCTGCTCTTCCGCATTCACTAATCGAAAATTTACTTTTGTCTTTTAATAAtcagtattttaatttgatacaTTCATAACATTGTTAAGTATTGTCTTTGTAaacataacaataaaattaataatcaataacATGCTTTCGTTTggcttcttttatttaatagtcAACTTACTCGAATATCGTACAATTCATATTATCACAGCTTATCACTATTTCCTTCTCTTCCTATGTGAACATGCAGTAACACGCGTACGGTTAATATTGATacacatttatatttcatatttctacGAGAATATAgtgaaactattttattaaaattaaattatagtttaatCCCAATAGATAATTAATCTAATTACAGTTACTTTTTATAATCATAATAATTGTCACTCGATCTAAtttcaatacatttattaaaattaagttaaGCGCTATTTTTAAGTTCTTTCCGcagaataatgaaaataataacaagaattcgtctcgtttgaaatttcagaTGTAAAAAagtgtattatattaaatttaatcgcatttataatgtaaaaatgtatacagttCAAATACAGccaattcataataaaaaagatagaCGCCATATTAAAAATGGTATTGTTTATTGCGTCGtataagtatatattaatattttaccatCTTATATcaagcaaatattttgttagtGTTCTTTAATACAGGATGGCTAATCACTTATATTGTTATAACCTACAAATTGTAATCTTTAATAGTTTGTTAATGGAACCACCATATAAATGACTGCTCTAAATTTATAGTTACAATAATCAATTACACCTAAAATGCTTTTATACTTCTACAAAAAGAAACCAATATAACATAATCAAATTTACTAGtagtataatattacatagtATACTTcctttcaaaaagaaaaaatacatatcACTTTACAGTTACAGTACTATATACACACTCTACGAAACTAAATGTCATATGAAATAcgagtatttttcaaatataaaattcatataacgTGGAAACAACGTAAGTCCTACAATCTgttaaaaagtaatacaaatcAATGAATAGTCCATAAAACACAGGTAActattctcaatatttttgttttcgtaaCGATGATAAGTTCATTTAACctcattcaaaaataattattcattgaaacttAATTTTGCAATCCAAAATGATCTGTTTTCTTATACGCTTGTTTTGTTGATTCTCTTCTTATTAACGTGAATCTATATATTTAGCAATATGATTGTTactacatttacattttacgatGAAgggaaagtattttatttcaacatcTACGAGAATGTGGTAGTTTCATAAACGTTACCATGCTATGAACttgttacttttatattgATAACAACCCCTTCTTTAAGATTGTATTCATACTTGTTCCTGCAATCTTCACTGTTTCTACGTATTCCTAGTTTATTTAGgaaatactaattttactgttgaaaatttgcCATTTCAGAATCGAAGTTTCTCGTTTGATGTAAGCGAagcaatttcattattaaaattacttttgttagaacctttctcttttttaaatatttttaataatattatataatataaaaaataactttaatattaagtCCAATATTAAATTCGTATCACCCTCAAATTATATTCTCAATTATCACATTATTGATATTGATAACAAAAGATCGAAAATTTGTCAACTCTTAGTAGCACGAATTTTTATACTGGCAAACATGTCGCTAGTGTCGTCTAATAACCTAAATGTATCGTTTGCTACTAAAAgcacgaaaataattaaaatttcttaaatttacgGTAACTTGCTGACGGACTAGtcgaaaaatatacgaaaacttgaaaatttggCAATCGCTTTTCTCTTCGGAACAGTTGTAAATTATGCTATACATTTCTTCACAATTCGTCAAATAACGAAcggaattgtaaaaaaatgttcagcGTGTAAAACAATTTCACGCATTATTTacatctatttaaaattttaagaacTTTGTTCTACTTTTctctggaaattatttttatgaatgaaaataaaataggcAAGTCTCAATTATATCGTAGCTGTTTCAGACTTTACCAGATCCACGCAAACTGTGTGACTAATAGTTGAAACATGCGCAGATCCATTATTGTCGGAActgataatatttaaagacGAAATTTTGGCACGTTGATATGCAACTACTGTATTTAAACTTAAaaacctgaaaataaattgttccatTAATATAGTCTGGTATAAAGAAGTCGCATATTAAAATCAAGAAAAACATTGCAAACTGACCTTATACACACGTACATCACCAATAATGCAGTACCAGCTGCAAACATTCTAATAATGGGACCCTCTACTAATTGAATAAGTGTCCAGGCTGCAGCTGAAGACCCACACATTGTCGTAACAATAGCAATAGTTTGCAAACAATGACGTGAAGTTATACTATTTTGCCAATCCAACCTATCTGTATGTTCAACGTTATACTGTGCGCCACACACTTTACACGTGAGACTATCAGCATTTGCAGAGCTCtgaaatgtatacaatagATGTAATATCCAGTAAAAGAGTTCAAAAgaagcaaaaaataaatgtcaatATCCTACCTCGACTAACCATCGACGTAAACAATTATGGTGAACCGCGCTTACGTCACCTCTACATTGGCAAGGTTGAATTAATGGGCCAGCATCTTGCCTGTCGCTATCGTAACAAATCCAACAATCTTTACTACTAATCGAAGCTCCGTCCGAGAAGAGTGCAGCGTCCTGTTCTCCACTTTTGTCTTGTAACTCAATTTCTTTAACGTACTTTGAGTGATCCAGTCTTTTCAGAATACGCTTTGGATTCAAAATCCATAATTGTTCTGGACTATGtatttgatataaaagaatgcattattagataaaataattgtaacttgaattaaagaaattctgttgcaaattgtaattatataccGATACACACCTAAAACAATTCCATAACACGCAGGGAAACCACAATACTACTCCAACCTCAATGACACGGAAAACGACGTCATGCCAATTTCTGCTGTACAGAGGaactctgtaaaaaaaaaataaacgaatgaatattgagcaaatgaaaaataatcaatttatacAGGATGAaccttttaaattatttttggactCACTTAGTTTTCCAAAATTCGCTAAGCATTTCGCTGCACAAAAATCCAACAATAATGAAAAGCATAAAAGCTTGTGATAATAATCCAATACGAGACTGGTGCAATTgagacatatttatttgttgttgttgttccTCCGATATTTGCGATGTGCTCGGAACAGGATCGAATAGTTTTGCAGTAACTTGTTCCTCAGCATTAGCTTTTAAATCAGAGACAATGCGTTTGTTCACAATTGTACTACCTTGATAGTCATACAAAAATCCACCTCGAACctaaaacaagttattttaatataatgtactTGTACATTTCATGTGTATATAAGGTGACATACCTTGAAAAAGACTTCTACTCCATAG
This genomic interval carries:
- the LOC128875309 gene encoding serine/threonine-protein phosphatase 2A 65 kDa regulatory subunit A alpha isoform isoform X2, with amino-acid sequence MVLNGTDHFSSEQYKEEFPSSGVVGSKMAASDSITDDSLYPIAVLIDELKNEDVQLRLNSIKKLSTIALALGIERTRSELIPFLTDSMYDEDEVLLALAEQLGQFTPLVGGPEYVHVLLQPLETLATVEETIVRDKAMESLRTIAAQHSSTDLEEQFVPLIHRLATGDWFTSRTSACGLFSVCYPRVSPSVKACLRNHFRNLCQDDTPMARRSAASNLGEFAKVMEIEYVKADLIPMFVILAQDEQDSVRLLAVEACVTIAALLPQEDVEQLVMPTLRQCASDQSWRVRYMVADKFTDLQKAVGPEITKTDLVPAFQVLLKDIEAEVRAAAADKVRDFCQNLDKFSQESIIMTNILPIVKELVSDPNQHVKSALASVIMGLSPILGKHNTIEHLLPLFLSQLRDECSEVRLNIISNLECVNEVIGIQQLSQSLLPAIVELAEDTKWRVRLAIIEYMPLLAGQLGVEFFDEKLNSLCMTWLVDHVYAIREAATLNLKKLVEKFGPEWAQNTVIPKVLAMSRDQNYLHRMTCLFCINVLAEVCGPEITTKVMLPTVLGMATDNVANVRFNVAKTLQKIGPYLEPSAVQVQVKPVLDKLNTDSDVDVKYFASEAIAGIAG
- the LOC128875309 gene encoding serine/threonine-protein phosphatase 2A 65 kDa regulatory subunit A alpha isoform isoform X1; protein product: MVLNGTDHFSSEQYKEEFPSSGVVGSKMAASDSITDDSLYPIAVLIDELKNEDVQLRLNSIKKLSTIALALGIERTRSELIPFLTDSMYDEDEVLLALAEQLGQFTPLVGGPEYVHVLLQPLETLATVEETIVRDKAMESLRTIAAQHSSTDLEEQFVPLIHRLATGDWFTSRTSACGLFSVCYPRVSPSVKACLRNHFRNLCQDDTPMARRSAASNLGEFAKVMEIEYVKADLIPMFVILAQDEQDSVRLLAVEACVTIAALLPQEDVEQLVMPTLRQCASDQSWRVRYMVADKFTDLQKAVGPEITKTDLVPAFQVLLKDIEAEVRAAAADKVRDFCQNLDKFSQESIIMTNILPIVKELVSDPNQHVKSALASVIMGLSPILGKHNTIEHLLPLFLSQLRDECSEVRLNIISNLECVNEVIGIQQLSQSLLPAIVELAEDTKWRVRLAIIEYMPLLAGQLGVEFFDEKLNSLCMTWLVDHVYAIREAATLNLKKLVEKFGPEWAQNTVIPKVLAMSRDQNYLHRMTCLFCINVLAEVCGPEITTKVMLPTVLGMATDNVANVRFNVAKTLQKIGPYLEPSAVQVQVKPVLDKLNTDSDVDVKYFASEAIAGIAG
- the LOC128875309 gene encoding serine/threonine-protein phosphatase 2A 65 kDa regulatory subunit A alpha isoform isoform X3, whose product is MVLNGTDHFSSEQYKEFPSSGVVGSKMAASDSITDDSLYPIAVLIDELKNEDVQLRLNSIKKLSTIALALGIERTRSELIPFLTDSMYDEDEVLLALAEQLGQFTPLVGGPEYVHVLLQPLETLATVEETIVRDKAMESLRTIAAQHSSTDLEEQFVPLIHRLATGDWFTSRTSACGLFSVCYPRVSPSVKACLRNHFRNLCQDDTPMARRSAASNLGEFAKVMEIEYVKADLIPMFVILAQDEQDSVRLLAVEACVTIAALLPQEDVEQLVMPTLRQCASDQSWRVRYMVADKFTDLQKAVGPEITKTDLVPAFQVLLKDIEAEVRAAAADKVRDFCQNLDKFSQESIIMTNILPIVKELVSDPNQHVKSALASVIMGLSPILGKHNTIEHLLPLFLSQLRDECSEVRLNIISNLECVNEVIGIQQLSQSLLPAIVELAEDTKWRVRLAIIEYMPLLAGQLGVEFFDEKLNSLCMTWLVDHVYAIREAATLNLKKLVEKFGPEWAQNTVIPKVLAMSRDQNYLHRMTCLFCINVLAEVCGPEITTKVMLPTVLGMATDNVANVRFNVAKTLQKIGPYLEPSAVQVQVKPVLDKLNTDSDVDVKYFASEAIAGIAG
- the LOC128875321 gene encoding uncharacterized protein LOC128875321, with the protein product MEQVIALSTRSPLSLLIKFGIMTWNDTCGNENCSGHGECHNGTCLCEIQFDGLECHVPNLSYYIAFATIFFMLAFVCLIQLIMCIVAEWQKMKAPSFLRACRVTTQKVLYFIVFLASLIRGAYFTSPTAFKEGWSRSLLSAYYPLVLSGSSLIVCFWAEVFHLRDVSWDKPQFLSKSFMGFVVFNVLTYSLLLAEFITAQIYSQEDQSFHTHIFNGCYAVLLFIVVVFFLIYGVEVFFKVRGGFLYDYQGSTIVNKRIVSDLKANAEEQVTAKLFDPVPSTSQISEEQQQQINMSQLHQSRIGLLSQAFMLFIIVGFLCSEMLSEFWKTKVPLYSRNWHDVVFRVIEVGVVLWFPCVLWNCFSPEQLWILNPKRILKRLDHSKYVKEIELQDKSGEQDAALFSDGASISSKDCWICYDSDRQDAGPLIQPCQCRGDVSAVHHNCLRRWLVESSANADSLTCKVCGAQYNVEHTDRLDWQNSITSRHCLQTIAIVTTMCGSSAAAWTLIQLVEGPIIRMFAAGTALLVMYVCIRFLSLNTVVAYQRAKISSLNIISSDNNGSAHVSTISHTVCVDLVKSETATI